Proteins from a genomic interval of Pantoea deleyi:
- a CDS encoding serine/threonine protein kinase, which translates to MSDAAFNFQTLNPDVLLDALWETGIRVESGLTALNSYENRVYQFSDDEKRRYVAKFYRPQRWRAEQIAEEHQFAHDLLADDVPVAAPLRLHGETLHSHAGFFFAVFPSLGGRQYETDNEDQMEWVGRFLGRIHQTGRKAQFPHRPAIGLEEYLHEPRRVLEHALLVPGSLKDALLQAVDKLGNTLQQQWHTAWQPLRLHGDCHPGNILWRDGPLFVDLDDARNGPAVQDLWMLVNGDRQEQRIQWDILLEAYSEFSDFDINELSLIEPLRAMRMVYYLAWVVRRWEDPAFPRAFPWMTDDDFWRRQISLFTEQEKLLQEPPLQLTPQY; encoded by the coding sequence ATGAGCGACGCTGCTTTTAACTTCCAGACCCTGAATCCCGATGTGTTGCTGGATGCGCTGTGGGAGACAGGGATCCGCGTCGAATCAGGCCTGACAGCCCTGAACAGTTATGAAAACAGGGTTTACCAGTTCAGCGACGATGAAAAACGCCGCTACGTCGCGAAGTTCTACCGTCCGCAGCGCTGGCGGGCGGAACAGATAGCGGAAGAGCATCAGTTTGCGCATGACCTGCTGGCTGACGACGTGCCGGTTGCCGCGCCGCTGCGGTTGCACGGCGAGACATTGCACAGCCACGCAGGCTTCTTTTTTGCCGTCTTCCCCAGCCTTGGCGGACGACAGTATGAAACCGATAACGAAGACCAGATGGAGTGGGTTGGCCGCTTTCTGGGACGCATTCATCAGACCGGGCGTAAAGCCCAGTTCCCCCATCGGCCTGCTATAGGGCTGGAGGAATATCTGCATGAACCCCGGCGGGTGCTGGAGCACGCTCTGCTGGTGCCGGGATCGCTTAAAGACGCACTGCTACAGGCTGTCGATAAGCTGGGAAACACGCTGCAGCAGCAGTGGCACACTGCGTGGCAGCCGCTACGATTACATGGTGACTGCCATCCGGGGAATATCCTGTGGCGTGACGGGCCGCTGTTCGTGGATCTGGATGATGCCCGTAACGGTCCGGCCGTGCAGGATCTCTGGATGCTGGTCAACGGCGATCGACAGGAACAGCGTATTCAGTGGGATATCCTGCTGGAGGCTTACAGCGAATTCAGTGACTTTGATATTAATGAATTGTCACTGATTGAGCCTTTACGCGCCATGCGCATGGTTTATTATCTGGCCTGGGTTGTCCGACGCTGGGAGGATCCCGCTTTTCCGCGCGCGTTTCCCTGGATGACAGATGATGATTTCTGGCGCAGGCAGATTTCACTCTTTACCGAGCAGGAGAAGCTGTTGCAGGAACCTCCTCTGCAGCTGACACCGCAATATTAA
- the rbsR gene encoding ribose operon transcriptional repressor RbsR: MKDVARLAGVSTSTVSHVINNNRFVSDGVREKVEQAIRHLNYAPSALARSLKINQTHTIGMLLTTSSNPFYAEVVRGVEESCYQRGYSLILCNTAGDEKRMNRSLETLMQKRVDGLLIMCTESHLPSADILNRYPAIPAVMMDWAPFEGRGDIIQDNALLGGELATQHLIDSGYTRIACIAGPQDKTPARMRLEGYRNAMAKHGLEILPGYVVSGDFEFQGGYNGMVELLSLETPPQAVFTSNDAMAVGVYHALYQAGIQIPQQMAVMGYDDIELARYLTPPLSTIHQPKDALGELAIDTLLHRLSDPDASQQTLVLTPELVMRGSV, translated from the coding sequence ATGAAAGATGTTGCCCGGCTGGCGGGCGTCTCCACCTCCACCGTCTCGCACGTCATCAACAACAATCGCTTTGTGAGCGACGGCGTGCGGGAGAAGGTTGAGCAGGCGATACGCCATCTCAATTACGCCCCTTCCGCCCTGGCGCGCAGTCTGAAAATCAATCAGACGCACACGATCGGGATGCTGCTGACAACCAGCAGCAACCCGTTTTATGCCGAAGTGGTGCGGGGCGTGGAGGAGAGCTGCTACCAGCGCGGCTACAGCCTGATCCTCTGCAACACGGCGGGCGACGAGAAGCGGATGAACCGCAGCCTGGAAACGCTGATGCAGAAGCGCGTGGATGGCTTACTGATCATGTGCACCGAAAGTCATCTGCCGTCGGCCGATATTCTGAACCGCTATCCCGCGATTCCGGCCGTCATGATGGACTGGGCGCCCTTTGAAGGGCGGGGTGACATCATTCAGGATAACGCACTGCTGGGGGGCGAGCTGGCGACCCAGCATCTTATCGACAGCGGCTACACCCGCATCGCCTGTATCGCTGGTCCGCAGGATAAAACGCCGGCGCGTATGCGGCTGGAAGGTTATCGCAATGCCATGGCAAAGCATGGCCTGGAGATTTTGCCTGGCTATGTGGTGAGCGGGGACTTTGAGTTTCAGGGCGGCTACAACGGTATGGTCGAGCTGCTGTCGCTGGAAACGCCGCCGCAGGCGGTGTTCACCAGCAACGACGCTATGGCGGTTGGCGTCTATCATGCGCTTTATCAGGCTGGCATACAGATTCCGCAGCAGATGGCGGTCATGGGCTACGACGATATCGAACTGGCCCGTTATCTCACTCCGCCACTCAGCACCATTCATCAGCCTAAAGATGCGCTGGGCGAACTGGCGATTGATACCCTGCTTCATCGGCTCAGCGATCCCGACGCCAGCCAGCAGACGCTGGTGCTGACGCCGGAACTGGTCATGCGCGGCTCCGTTTAG
- the rbsC gene encoding ribose ABC transporter permease, which translates to MTTQTLPASRRWFSKSWLLEQKSLIALLVLIAVVASQSPNFFTVANLFNILQQTSVNAIMAVGMTLVILTSGIDLSVGSLLALTGAVGASLVGMEVNALVAVAASLALGAAIGGVTGTIVARGKVQAFIATLVMMLLLRGVTMVYTDGSPINTGFSANADLLGWFGIGRPLGVPAPVWLMAVVFIAAWYMLQHTRLGRYIYALGGNEAATRLSGINVNRVKIIVYSLSGMLAALAGTIEVARLSSAQPTAGTGYELDAIAAVVLGGTSLAGGKGRIFGTLIGALILGFLNNGLNLMGVSSYYQMIVKAVVILLAVLVDNKSSK; encoded by the coding sequence ATGACGACCCAAACTTTACCTGCCAGCCGTCGCTGGTTTAGCAAAAGCTGGCTGCTGGAACAGAAGTCGCTGATTGCGCTGCTGGTGCTGATCGCCGTGGTGGCCAGCCAGAGCCCGAACTTCTTTACCGTGGCGAACCTGTTCAACATCCTGCAGCAGACCTCGGTTAACGCCATTATGGCGGTGGGAATGACGCTGGTGATCCTGACCTCCGGTATCGACCTTTCTGTCGGCTCGCTGCTGGCCCTGACCGGTGCGGTGGGCGCCTCGCTGGTCGGTATGGAAGTGAATGCCCTTGTCGCGGTGGCGGCCTCGCTGGCGCTGGGGGCGGCTATCGGCGGTGTGACCGGCACGATTGTGGCGCGCGGCAAGGTACAGGCGTTTATCGCCACGCTGGTTATGATGCTGCTGCTGCGCGGTGTCACCATGGTGTACACCGACGGCAGCCCGATTAACACCGGCTTCAGCGCCAATGCCGATCTACTGGGCTGGTTTGGTATCGGTCGTCCGCTGGGCGTTCCTGCGCCGGTCTGGCTGATGGCGGTGGTCTTCATCGCCGCCTGGTACATGCTGCAGCACACCCGCCTGGGTCGCTACATCTATGCCCTGGGCGGAAACGAGGCGGCAACGCGTCTTTCCGGCATCAACGTCAATCGCGTCAAAATCATCGTCTATTCACTGAGTGGCATGCTGGCGGCGCTGGCGGGCACGATTGAAGTGGCGCGTCTCTCCTCAGCACAGCCGACGGCGGGCACCGGCTATGAGCTGGATGCGATTGCGGCAGTGGTGCTGGGCGGAACCAGCCTGGCGGGCGGTAAAGGGCGTATTTTCGGCACCCTGATTGGCGCGCTGATCCTCGGCTTCCTGAATAACGGCCTGAACCTGATGGGCGTCTCTTCGTACTACCAGATGATCGTTAAAGCGGTAGTCATCCTGCTGGCGGTGCTGGTGGATAATAAAAGCAGTAAATAA
- the dsbA gene encoding thiol:disulfide interchange protein DsbA, producing MKKIWFAVMGLVLAFSASAAQFTEGKQYVSLQKPVAGEPQVMEFFSFFCPHCYQFERIYHVNDAVKKNLPADVKLVKYHVDFLGGDLGPVVTQAWAVAMALGVEDKVTAPIFDGIQKTQTITDPASLKATFVQAAGISAADYDAAWNSFAVKALVAQQQKAAADVDLRGVPAMFVNGKYMVNNGGLDTSSMDNFVADYANVVKFLASQK from the coding sequence ATGAAGAAGATTTGGTTTGCAGTGATGGGGTTAGTGCTGGCATTCAGCGCGTCTGCTGCCCAGTTCACCGAAGGTAAACAATATGTGAGTCTGCAGAAACCGGTGGCTGGCGAACCTCAGGTGATGGAGTTCTTCTCCTTCTTCTGCCCGCACTGCTATCAGTTTGAACGCATTTATCACGTCAATGACGCGGTGAAAAAGAATCTGCCTGCTGACGTTAAGCTGGTGAAATACCATGTCGATTTCCTCGGCGGCGATCTGGGGCCGGTCGTAACGCAGGCCTGGGCTGTTGCGATGGCGCTGGGTGTGGAAGATAAAGTGACCGCGCCTATTTTCGATGGCATCCAGAAAACGCAGACCATTACCGATCCTGCCAGCCTGAAAGCGACCTTTGTTCAGGCGGCCGGTATCTCTGCGGCGGATTATGATGCGGCCTGGAACAGCTTCGCCGTTAAAGCGCTGGTTGCACAGCAGCAGAAAGCCGCTGCGGATGTGGACCTTCGCGGTGTGCCTGCCATGTTCGTCAATGGTAAATACATGGTGAACAACGGCGGTCTGGATACCAGCTCTATGGATAATTTCGTCGCAGACTATGCGAACGTGGTTAAATTCCTCGCAAGCCAGAAGTAA
- a CDS encoding YihD family protein: MKCHRLNELLELLQPAWQKEPDLNLVTFLQKLAQESGFRGPLSELTDDVLIYHLKMRDSARDDAIPGLKKDYEVDFKTALLRARGVIKPDE, encoded by the coding sequence ATGAAATGTCATCGTTTAAACGAGCTGCTTGAGCTGCTGCAACCTGCCTGGCAAAAAGAGCCCGACCTCAATCTGGTCACATTTTTGCAGAAACTGGCACAGGAATCTGGTTTCCGTGGCCCGTTAAGTGAATTAACGGACGATGTATTAATTTACCATCTCAAAATGCGTGACTCTGCCCGCGATGATGCCATCCCGGGCCTGAAAAAAGATTATGAAGTGGATTTCAAAACAGCCCTGCTGCGCGCACGGGGGGTCATTAAACCGGACGAGTAA
- the mdtD gene encoding multidrug transporter subunit MdtD — protein sequence MIRSARSMAGLPWIAAMAFFMQSLDATILNTALPAIATSLDRSPLAMQSAVISYTLTVAMLIPVSGWLADRFGTRRVFIIAVSLFTLGSLACALSPTLQVLVISRVVQGIGGAMMMPVARLALLRAYPRSELLPVLNFVTMPGLVGPILGPLLGGVLVTYATWHWIFLINIPIGILGIVYARKYMPDFTTPKRRFDFFGFLLFGAGLVMISIGIELFGERVVSAWLAGGILLSGIVLLLLYIVHARRHPSPLINLPMFKTRTFSVGIGGNIASRLGTGCVPFLMPLMLQVGFGYSAIIAGCMMAPIAIGSILAKSTVTQLLRWLGYRRLLVGITTIIGILIASFSLQSPAESIIVLLLPLFILGMAMSTQFTAMNTITLADLDDDNASGGNSVLAVTQQLAISFGVAVSAAVLRFYQEFETSTISQFHATFLTMGVVTVLSALTFMLLKNGDGRNLISDRDKKRKR from the coding sequence ATGATTAGATCTGCGCGCAGCATGGCCGGTTTGCCATGGATAGCGGCGATGGCCTTTTTCATGCAGTCGCTCGACGCCACCATACTTAATACTGCCCTGCCCGCTATCGCCACCAGCCTCGACCGTTCTCCCCTTGCCATGCAATCTGCTGTTATCAGCTACACCCTGACCGTCGCGATGCTGATCCCGGTCAGCGGCTGGCTTGCCGATCGCTTCGGCACCCGCCGGGTGTTTATCATTGCGGTTTCTCTTTTTACCCTCGGTTCGCTGGCCTGTGCGCTGTCGCCGACGCTCCAGGTGCTGGTCATATCGCGCGTCGTGCAGGGCATAGGGGGCGCCATGATGATGCCGGTGGCGCGACTCGCGCTGTTGCGTGCCTACCCGCGCAGTGAACTGCTGCCGGTGCTCAACTTTGTGACGATGCCGGGATTAGTCGGCCCGATACTGGGCCCGCTGCTGGGCGGCGTGCTGGTGACCTATGCGACATGGCACTGGATCTTCCTGATTAATATTCCGATAGGCATTCTGGGCATTGTCTATGCCCGTAAATATATGCCGGACTTCACCACCCCTAAACGCCGCTTCGACTTTTTCGGTTTCCTGCTGTTCGGGGCCGGACTGGTAATGATCTCGATCGGGATTGAGCTGTTTGGCGAACGTGTGGTTTCTGCCTGGCTGGCAGGCGGGATATTACTCAGTGGGATTGTGCTGTTGCTTCTTTATATTGTGCATGCCCGGCGTCACCCTTCCCCGCTGATCAATCTGCCGATGTTTAAAACCCGCACCTTCTCGGTCGGCATCGGCGGCAACATTGCGTCCCGTCTTGGAACCGGCTGCGTGCCATTTTTAATGCCGCTCATGTTGCAGGTGGGTTTTGGCTACTCAGCGATTATTGCCGGCTGCATGATGGCACCTATCGCCATCGGCTCCATACTGGCGAAGTCGACGGTGACTCAGCTGCTGCGCTGGCTGGGCTATCGTCGCCTGCTGGTCGGCATCACAACGATTATTGGTATTCTGATCGCCAGCTTCTCTCTGCAGTCTCCGGCAGAAAGCATCATCGTGCTGTTACTGCCGCTGTTTATTCTTGGCATGGCCATGTCAACGCAGTTCACCGCCATGAATACCATTACGCTGGCCGATCTGGATGACGATAACGCCAGTGGCGGCAACAGCGTACTGGCCGTGACGCAGCAGCTGGCCATCAGTTTCGGTGTAGCGGTCAGTGCGGCCGTGCTCCGCTTCTATCAGGAGTTTGAAACGAGCACCATTTCCCAGTTTCACGCCACCTTCCTGACGATGGGGGTGGTGACGGTGCTGTCGGCGCTGACCTTTATGCTGCTGAAAAACGGGGATGGACGGAATCTGATCAGCGATCGCGATAAAAAGAGAAAGCGCTAA
- the rbsB gene encoding ribose ABC transporter substrate-binding protein RbsB, with translation MKKLTILAAILGATLSTGAMAKDTIALVVSTLNNPFFVSLKEGAQKEADKLGYNLVVLDSQNNPAKELANVQDLTVRGTKLLLINPTDSDAVGNAVKMANQAKIPVITLDRVAAQGTVVSHVASDNRFGGKMAGDYIAKKVGENAKIIELQGIAGTSAARERGEGFKQAAEAHKFQILASQPADFDRTKGLNVMQNLLQAHPDVQAVFAQNDEMALGALRALQTAGKTGVIVVGFDGTADGVKAVEGGKLSATVAQMPDKIGMIGVDTADKVLKGEKVKAINPVDLKLVTQ, from the coding sequence ATGAAAAAGTTAACCATACTGGCTGCGATCCTTGGCGCAACGCTCAGCACCGGTGCGATGGCAAAAGATACCATCGCGCTGGTGGTCTCAACCCTGAACAACCCGTTCTTTGTTTCGCTGAAAGAGGGGGCTCAGAAAGAAGCGGACAAGCTGGGCTACAACCTGGTGGTACTGGACTCTCAGAACAACCCGGCGAAAGAGCTGGCGAACGTGCAGGATCTGACGGTTCGCGGCACCAAACTGCTGCTGATCAACCCAACCGATTCTGATGCCGTGGGCAATGCCGTGAAGATGGCGAACCAGGCGAAGATTCCGGTAATCACGCTGGACCGCGTGGCTGCACAGGGCACCGTGGTCAGCCACGTTGCTTCAGATAACCGTTTCGGCGGTAAAATGGCGGGTGACTACATCGCGAAGAAAGTGGGCGAGAACGCCAAAATTATTGAGCTGCAGGGCATTGCCGGAACGTCTGCCGCTCGTGAACGTGGCGAAGGCTTCAAGCAGGCCGCAGAGGCCCACAAGTTCCAGATCCTTGCCAGCCAGCCTGCTGATTTCGACCGCACCAAGGGTCTGAACGTCATGCAGAACCTGCTGCAGGCTCATCCGGATGTGCAGGCGGTCTTCGCTCAGAACGATGAAATGGCGCTGGGTGCACTGCGTGCGCTGCAGACTGCCGGTAAAACCGGTGTGATCGTGGTAGGTTTTGACGGCACCGCTGATGGCGTTAAAGCCGTCGAAGGTGGCAAACTGTCTGCGACCGTGGCACAGATGCCAGACAAAATTGGCATGATCGGCGTGGATACCGCTGATAAAGTGCTGAAGGGTGAAAAAGTGAAGGCGATCAATCCGGTCGACCTGAAGCTGGTCACTCAATAA
- the rbsK gene encoding ribokinase has product MSKNAKLAVLGSINADHILNLAHFPRPGETVIGQGYQIAFGGKGANQAVAAGRAGADIAFIACVGADDIGERIRQQLAQDNIDTTPVGVVEGESTGVAMIFVNGEGENNIGIYSGANAALTPAYVTRHQQVIAGADALLMQLESPLESVLAAARLARQHQTQVILNPAPATPLSDELLALIDIITPNETEAESLTGIAVSSDDDAARAAAVLHAKGIGTVLITLGRRGVWLSEQGEGQRIAGFSVKAIDTIAAGDTFNGAFITARLEQKPIDDAVRFAHAAAAIAVTRPGAQPSVPWRAEIDEFLQQQG; this is encoded by the coding sequence ATGAGCAAAAACGCAAAACTGGCCGTTCTTGGCAGCATTAACGCTGACCACATCCTTAATCTGGCGCACTTCCCTCGTCCCGGTGAAACGGTGATCGGGCAGGGGTATCAGATTGCGTTTGGCGGTAAAGGTGCCAATCAGGCCGTCGCAGCCGGTCGTGCGGGTGCCGATATCGCCTTTATCGCCTGTGTGGGCGCTGACGACATCGGCGAACGTATCCGCCAGCAGCTGGCGCAGGACAACATTGATACCACGCCGGTCGGGGTCGTTGAGGGTGAGTCGACAGGCGTGGCGATGATCTTCGTCAATGGTGAAGGTGAGAACAATATCGGCATCTACTCCGGTGCGAATGCGGCGCTGACGCCCGCGTATGTGACGCGTCATCAGCAGGTGATCGCCGGGGCCGATGCACTGTTGATGCAGCTGGAGTCCCCGCTGGAGAGCGTCCTCGCGGCCGCCCGGCTCGCCCGACAGCATCAGACCCAGGTGATCCTGAATCCGGCGCCCGCCACCCCGCTCTCAGATGAGCTGCTGGCGTTGATCGACATCATCACTCCGAATGAAACCGAAGCGGAGAGTCTGACCGGCATTGCGGTCAGCAGCGACGACGATGCGGCGCGCGCAGCGGCAGTGCTGCATGCCAAAGGCATCGGCACGGTCCTGATTACCCTGGGACGCCGCGGCGTCTGGCTGAGCGAACAGGGCGAAGGTCAGCGTATTGCCGGCTTCAGCGTGAAGGCCATCGACACCATCGCGGCGGGCGATACCTTTAACGGTGCCTTTATTACCGCGCGGCTGGAGCAGAAACCGATCGACGACGCGGTGCGATTTGCCCATGCCGCCGCCGCGATCGCCGTTACCCGACCGGGTGCGCAGCCCTCCGTGCCGTGGCGCGCGGAGATCGATGAATTTTTGCAGCAGCAGGGCTAA
- the mobA gene encoding molybdenum cofactor guanylyltransferase MobA, with the protein MTTVTGIILAGGQGRRMGGQDKGLVPLNGRPLYQHVLERFRPQVNIVMINANRNIDRYQLSGCRVIQDLVGDYPGPLAGIYSALRAIDDEWAAFCACDTPAIPLNFVERLAGQRGTAPAVWVRSASRDHPTLALVHRKLAAPLQDYLAAGERRLMHFLRDHGGHAVELDDDESAFRNINTPDDLNNRS; encoded by the coding sequence ATGACAACAGTAACCGGCATCATTCTGGCCGGAGGTCAGGGCCGCCGTATGGGTGGTCAGGACAAGGGATTAGTGCCGCTCAATGGCAGGCCGCTTTATCAGCATGTTCTTGAACGGTTCAGGCCACAGGTCAATATTGTCATGATTAACGCGAACCGTAATATTGATCGCTATCAGTTAAGCGGGTGTCGGGTGATTCAGGATCTGGTCGGGGATTACCCTGGCCCACTGGCCGGGATCTATAGTGCGTTGCGCGCGATTGACGATGAGTGGGCGGCGTTCTGTGCCTGCGATACGCCGGCCATTCCGCTTAACTTTGTTGAAAGGCTGGCCGGACAACGCGGAACGGCGCCGGCGGTCTGGGTCCGCTCCGCATCACGCGATCACCCTACGCTGGCGCTGGTCCACCGAAAACTGGCGGCACCGCTTCAGGACTATCTGGCGGCAGGTGAACGGCGTCTGATGCACTTCCTGCGTGACCATGGCGGTCATGCTGTTGAGCTGGACGATGATGAGTCGGCGTTCCGCAATATCAACACGCCAGACGATCTGAATAATCGCTCCTGA